The Endozoicomonas montiporae CL-33 genome contains a region encoding:
- a CDS encoding uracil-xanthine permease family protein yields MELYYKLDDRPPLVKSLILGLQHLLSALPGIIGAPLVVASVLGFTIQETVILVNASMLMSGVGSIIQGLGCAPLKLGAKLPVIQGTSFAFVGVSITIGFQYGFAAVVGATIVGGLFEVFLSFYIHRIRKLFPPVVTGTVVCLIGMTIFPVAVDWLAGGKGAEDYGSLMYLGVGGVVFLVVIFFNQWFTGFVSSASILIGLFIGYLLWAALGLLDLSPVTEAAVVAIPTPLYFGVEFHVGAIIAMCVVYTVSMVESVGDYLALSNYCDTELDSNRLSAGVRCEGLNSAFAAVFNSMATTSFSQNIGVVGITGVASRYVVAFSGGILITAGLLPKFGALIVSVPEPVIGGAGLIMFGMILAGGIGILKKIDFTRRNTMVLALGIAAGLTVTYRPEIVNELPALVRMVCGNGVALGAIVTVLANLVLPESKAPQKVKVAAPEKALTE; encoded by the coding sequence ATGGAATTGTATTACAAGCTCGATGATCGCCCTCCTCTAGTAAAAAGCCTCATTCTGGGGTTGCAGCATCTCTTGTCCGCCCTGCCCGGGATTATAGGTGCGCCGCTGGTTGTGGCGTCGGTGCTTGGATTTACGATTCAGGAAACCGTTATTCTGGTGAATGCTTCCATGTTGATGTCCGGTGTCGGCAGTATTATCCAGGGACTGGGTTGTGCGCCTTTAAAGCTGGGTGCCAAATTACCGGTGATTCAGGGAACCAGCTTTGCCTTCGTCGGTGTGTCGATCACCATTGGTTTTCAATACGGTTTTGCAGCGGTGGTGGGAGCCACTATTGTTGGCGGACTGTTTGAGGTATTCCTGAGTTTTTATATTCATCGGATACGGAAACTGTTTCCCCCTGTTGTGACCGGAACCGTTGTTTGTTTGATTGGTATGACGATCTTTCCAGTTGCGGTGGACTGGCTGGCTGGCGGCAAAGGTGCAGAAGACTATGGTAGCCTGATGTATCTGGGTGTCGGTGGTGTCGTTTTTTTAGTGGTTATTTTCTTTAACCAGTGGTTCACAGGGTTTGTTTCATCTGCTTCAATTTTGATTGGTCTGTTTATTGGTTATCTGCTCTGGGCAGCGCTTGGATTGCTGGACTTAAGCCCGGTAACAGAAGCGGCCGTGGTGGCGATTCCTACCCCGCTTTACTTTGGTGTCGAGTTTCATGTCGGTGCCATTATTGCAATGTGTGTCGTTTATACCGTATCCATGGTCGAGTCTGTTGGCGATTATTTAGCGCTTTCAAACTACTGTGATACCGAGCTGGACAGTAACCGTCTGAGTGCCGGTGTTCGCTGCGAAGGCTTGAACAGCGCGTTTGCTGCAGTGTTTAACTCTATGGCGACGACTTCTTTTAGCCAGAATATCGGTGTTGTCGGTATCACCGGTGTTGCCAGTCGTTATGTGGTGGCATTCTCCGGCGGAATCCTGATTACTGCGGGACTGCTGCCAAAATTCGGTGCTTTGATTGTCAGCGTGCCAGAGCCTGTGATTGGCGGAGCGGGTTTGATTATGTTCGGCATGATCCTCGCTGGCGGTATTGGCATACTCAAGAAGATAGACTTCACCCGTCGTAATACTATGGTATTGGCACTGGGTATCGCTGCAGGTCTGACCGTGACGTATCGACCTGAAATCGTCAATGAATTGCCAGCACTGGTTCGTATGGTTTGCGGTAATGGTGTGGCGTTGGGAGCGATTGTGACTGTTCTTGCTAACCTTGTGCTGCCAGAGAGCAAAGCGCCTCAGAAAGTTAAGGTAGCAGCGCCTGAAAAAGCGCTGACAGAATAG
- the ygeW gene encoding knotted carbamoyltransferase YgeW yields MANYQDLIEEIKKLDTELHTKDFLLTWEQSTDELKQVLNVAEALRTLRDENISTKVFDSGLGISLFRDNSTRTRFSYASACNMLGLAVQDLDEGKSQIAHGETVRETANMISFCADVIGIRDDMYLGYGNQYMREVGEALDFGKEEQVLAQRPGVVNLQCDIDHPTQSMADLAWLKEHFGSLENLKGKKIAMTWAYSPSYGKPLSVPQGIIGLMTRFGMDVTLAHPEGYELIPEVVETAAKQAEESGGSFKQVATMEEAFEGADIVYPKSWAPYHVMGKRTELLKANDHEGLKALEKECLEQNAKHKDWHCTEDMMKRTQDGEALYMHCLPADITGVSCEEGEVTEGVFNKYLVDTYKEAGWKPFIIASMILNRKFGNPEDILERLMEKGKRRVDG; encoded by the coding sequence ATGGCTAACTATCAGGACCTTATCGAAGAAATCAAAAAGCTGGACACTGAACTGCATACCAAGGATTTTCTGCTGACCTGGGAACAGTCCACTGATGAGTTGAAGCAAGTATTGAACGTTGCAGAAGCGCTTCGCACACTTCGCGATGAAAACATTTCTACCAAAGTATTCGACAGTGGTCTGGGCATTTCACTGTTCCGTGACAACTCAACCCGTACCCGCTTCTCCTACGCTTCTGCCTGTAACATGCTGGGTCTGGCTGTTCAGGATCTGGACGAAGGCAAATCACAGATTGCCCACGGCGAAACTGTTCGTGAAACCGCCAACATGATCTCCTTCTGCGCCGACGTGATCGGTATCCGCGACGACATGTACCTGGGCTATGGTAACCAGTACATGCGTGAAGTCGGTGAAGCTCTCGACTTCGGTAAAGAAGAACAAGTTCTTGCTCAGCGTCCGGGCGTTGTCAATCTGCAATGCGACATTGACCACCCAACCCAGAGCATGGCCGACCTGGCGTGGCTGAAAGAGCACTTCGGTTCTCTGGAAAACCTGAAAGGCAAGAAAATTGCCATGACCTGGGCGTATTCCCCAAGCTACGGCAAGCCTCTGTCCGTACCTCAGGGCATCATCGGTCTGATGACCCGCTTCGGCATGGATGTCACTCTGGCTCACCCTGAAGGTTATGAACTGATTCCTGAAGTGGTAGAAACGGCTGCCAAACAGGCTGAAGAAAGCGGCGGCAGCTTCAAGCAGGTAGCCACCATGGAAGAAGCCTTTGAGGGTGCGGACATCGTTTATCCAAAATCATGGGCTCCTTATCACGTGATGGGCAAGCGCACCGAGCTGTTGAAAGCCAACGATCACGAAGGCCTGAAAGCGCTGGAGAAAGAGTGTCTGGAACAGAATGCCAAGCATAAAGACTGGCACTGCACCGAAGACATGATGAAGCGCACCCAAGACGGCGAAGCCCTGTACATGCACTGCCTGCCTGCAGACATCACCGGCGTTTCCTGTGAAGAAGGTGAAGTAACAGAAGGCGTATTCAACAAGTATCTGGTGGACACTTACAAGGAAGCTGGCTGGAAGCCATTCATCATTGCCTCCATGATTCTTAACCGCAAGTTCGGCAATCCGGAAGACATTCTGGAAAGACTGATGGAAAAAGGTAAGCGTCGTGTAGACGGCTAA
- a CDS encoding YgeY family selenium metabolism-linked hydrolase, which produces MTTDLKLPFADILKKAEEYKPDMTRFLRDMIAIPSESCDEEKVVLRIKEEMEKVGFDKVEIDPQGNVLGTIGHGKHVIAMDAHIDTVGVGNMDNWTFDPYKGYEDEETIGGRGASDQEGGMASMVYAGKIIKDLGLEDDYTLVVTGTVQEEDCDGLCWQYIINESGLKPEFVVSTEPTDCNIYRGQRGRMEIRVEVSGISCHGSAPERGDNAIFKMGPILNEIKELSSRLGDDEFLGKGTLTVSEIFYSSPSRCAVADGCAISIDRRLTWGETWEGALEEIRALPAVKEAKAEVTMYNYDRPSYTGLVYETECYFPAWLIDEDHLVTKTTEDCYQLLFDEKPLVDKWTFSTNGVSIMGRYGIPVIGFGPGKEPEAHAPDEKTWKDHLVKCAAMYAVIPGMYLHNLKK; this is translated from the coding sequence ATGACAACCGATCTGAAGCTCCCTTTTGCTGACATTCTGAAAAAAGCAGAAGAATACAAGCCGGACATGACCCGTTTCCTGCGCGATATGATCGCCATTCCCAGTGAATCCTGCGATGAAGAAAAAGTCGTTCTGCGCATCAAGGAAGAAATGGAAAAGGTAGGTTTCGACAAAGTTGAAATCGACCCTCAGGGTAACGTTCTGGGTACCATTGGTCACGGTAAGCATGTGATTGCCATGGACGCGCATATCGACACCGTGGGTGTGGGTAACATGGACAACTGGACCTTCGACCCATACAAAGGCTACGAAGACGAAGAAACCATTGGTGGCCGCGGTGCTTCTGACCAGGAAGGCGGCATGGCCTCCATGGTTTATGCAGGCAAGATCATCAAAGATCTGGGTCTGGAAGACGATTACACACTGGTCGTTACCGGTACTGTTCAGGAAGAAGACTGCGACGGTCTGTGCTGGCAGTACATTATTAACGAATCCGGCCTGAAGCCAGAGTTCGTCGTCAGCACCGAGCCAACAGACTGCAACATTTACCGTGGTCAGCGCGGTCGTATGGAAATCCGTGTCGAAGTCAGTGGCATCAGCTGCCACGGTTCTGCACCAGAGCGCGGTGACAATGCGATCTTCAAGATGGGCCCAATCCTGAATGAAATCAAAGAGCTCTCCTCCCGTCTGGGCGACGACGAGTTCCTGGGTAAAGGCACCCTGACCGTCTCCGAAATCTTCTACTCCTCTCCAAGCCGTTGCGCTGTTGCCGATGGTTGCGCTATCTCCATCGACCGTCGTCTGACCTGGGGCGAAACATGGGAAGGCGCTCTGGAAGAAATCCGTGCTCTGCCAGCGGTTAAGGAAGCCAAAGCAGAAGTCACCATGTACAACTATGACCGTCCATCCTATACCGGTCTGGTGTATGAAACCGAATGCTACTTCCCGGCCTGGCTGATAGATGAAGATCATCTGGTGACTAAAACGACAGAAGACTGCTACCAGCTGCTGTTTGATGAAAAGCCACTGGTAGACAAGTGGACTTTCTCCACCAACGGCGTATCCATCATGGGACGTTATGGTATTCCGGTGATTGGCTTTGGTCCGGGTAAAGAACCTGAAGCTCATGCCCCTGATGAAAAGACCTGGAAAGACCATCTGGTCAAGTGTGCAGCCATGTACGCAGTGATTCCTGGCATGTACCTGCATAACCTCAAGAAGTAA
- the xdhA gene encoding xanthine dehydrogenase subunit XdhA, with the protein MSIGDSEQRLDATAKVTGRSRFTSDLMMPGTRVAKYLRSKIAHGRVTSIDTSEARALAGVDAVFTFADIPKIPFATAGHAYSLDPKTRDVEDRLLLTDYVRYHGDEIAIVVATDQLIAEKALQLIRVSYDEYPPLLNHQQAMDDQAPVLHNKAFNKVGEHEYELGNPSEMLKSADLQLAGSFQTQMVQHCHLENQIAMAYMDDTDHIVIVSSTQIPHICRRIVAQALSWDMSRIRVVKPTVGGGFGNKQDVVLEPMAAFLTLKLGGIPVQIDLDREETMLSTRVRHPISVDIECGVNKDGTLKALSLDVISNTGAYASHGHSIAKSAGAKLPPLYPKASLRYHAMTHYSTLPAAGAMRGYGSPQIVFAVESMVEEAARKIGMDSVEFRLRNAAQKGDMNPLTDKHITSCAVRECLRKGKEHIQWDLKKNEYRRSNESSENRNIRHGLGVACFSYGNGTYPAGVEIAGARMILNQDGRITVQVGATEIGQGSDTAVAQMTAEYLNVPVSSVHVVSSQDTDVSPFDPGSFASRQTYVVSKPVSEAARELRQKILDYAAEMLDCPASGLELNNGRVTGNTGEKTLTLKELALDAYYHKQRGHQLTADVSRKTTSNASSYGCTFAEIEVDIELCQVKVLNILNVHDAGKIINPVLAAGQVHGGIGMGLSGAMSEELMVNPKTGTIYNGNLLDYKIATMPDMPDIGSDFVETNETTNAYGSKSVGEPPLLSVAPAIRNAILDATGVAMNKLPMSPKALFNAFREAQLIQEAN; encoded by the coding sequence ATGAGCATTGGCGACTCTGAACAACGGCTTGATGCTACCGCCAAGGTAACAGGCAGAAGCCGTTTTACCAGCGACCTGATGATGCCGGGCACGCGCGTTGCAAAATACCTGCGCAGTAAAATTGCCCACGGCAGAGTCACCAGCATTGATACCAGCGAGGCCAGGGCACTGGCTGGTGTCGATGCAGTGTTTACTTTTGCAGATATTCCCAAAATACCTTTTGCGACAGCCGGTCATGCCTATTCCCTTGATCCCAAGACAAGGGATGTTGAAGACCGACTGCTGCTGACTGATTACGTACGCTACCACGGCGATGAAATTGCCATTGTCGTCGCTACGGATCAGCTGATTGCAGAGAAAGCCCTGCAACTGATTCGGGTCAGTTACGATGAATACCCGCCGCTACTGAACCATCAGCAGGCTATGGATGATCAGGCACCGGTGCTTCATAACAAAGCTTTCAATAAAGTCGGAGAGCATGAGTACGAGCTTGGCAACCCGTCTGAAATGTTGAAAAGCGCAGACCTGCAACTGGCAGGTTCTTTCCAGACCCAGATGGTTCAGCATTGTCATCTGGAAAATCAGATCGCAATGGCTTATATGGACGACACAGACCATATTGTTATTGTCTCCTCCACCCAGATTCCTCATATCTGTCGCAGAATTGTCGCTCAGGCGCTGTCATGGGACATGAGCCGTATACGGGTCGTTAAACCCACAGTAGGCGGAGGTTTTGGCAATAAGCAGGATGTCGTTCTTGAACCCATGGCGGCTTTCCTGACCCTGAAGCTGGGGGGCATCCCGGTACAGATAGATCTGGATCGGGAAGAAACCATGCTCAGTACCCGGGTTCGCCACCCGATCAGTGTCGATATAGAGTGCGGTGTCAACAAGGATGGAACCCTGAAGGCACTTTCTCTGGATGTTATTTCCAATACCGGTGCCTATGCTTCCCACGGCCATTCCATTGCCAAATCGGCCGGTGCAAAGCTGCCGCCACTGTACCCGAAAGCGTCACTGCGTTATCACGCCATGACCCACTATTCGACACTGCCCGCAGCAGGTGCCATGCGAGGATACGGCTCACCACAGATTGTTTTTGCCGTTGAGTCAATGGTTGAGGAAGCCGCCCGAAAAATAGGCATGGACAGTGTCGAGTTCCGTTTGCGTAATGCGGCGCAAAAAGGCGATATGAACCCACTCACTGATAAACACATTACCAGTTGTGCGGTCAGAGAATGCCTGAGAAAAGGCAAAGAACACATTCAGTGGGATCTGAAGAAAAACGAATACCGTCGCAGTAATGAAAGTTCTGAAAACAGAAACATACGACATGGACTGGGTGTTGCCTGCTTCTCCTATGGCAACGGCACTTATCCTGCCGGTGTGGAAATTGCCGGTGCCCGGATGATATTAAATCAGGATGGCCGGATAACCGTGCAGGTGGGCGCGACGGAAATCGGACAGGGGTCTGATACAGCCGTTGCCCAGATGACCGCTGAATATCTGAACGTACCGGTTTCATCGGTGCATGTTGTGTCCTCTCAGGATACCGATGTATCGCCGTTCGATCCCGGCTCGTTTGCGTCACGGCAAACCTATGTGGTGTCCAAACCTGTGTCAGAAGCGGCCAGAGAACTGCGACAGAAAATTCTTGATTACGCCGCTGAAATGCTCGACTGCCCGGCATCCGGTCTTGAACTCAACAATGGAAGGGTGACAGGTAACACCGGGGAAAAAACACTGACTCTGAAAGAGCTGGCTCTGGACGCCTATTACCACAAACAGCGCGGGCACCAGCTAACAGCGGATGTCTCACGTAAGACAACCAGCAATGCCAGCTCTTACGGATGCACCTTTGCCGAGATAGAAGTTGATATTGAACTGTGCCAGGTCAAAGTACTGAACATTCTGAATGTTCACGACGCCGGTAAAATCATTAACCCGGTATTAGCGGCAGGTCAGGTACACGGTGGTATCGGCATGGGTTTGTCAGGTGCCATGAGTGAAGAACTGATGGTCAACCCGAAAACCGGCACCATTTATAACGGCAACCTGCTGGATTACAAGATCGCGACCATGCCCGATATGCCGGATATAGGCAGTGACTTTGTTGAAACCAACGAAACCACCAACGCTTATGGCTCCAAGTCCGTCGGCGAGCCTCCCCTGCTCTCGGTGGCTCCGGCTATTCGTAACGCCATTCTTGATGCCACCGGTGTGGCAATGAATAAACTGCCAATGTCACCTAAAGCTTTGTTTAACGCCTTCCGTGAAGCACAACTGATTCAGGAGGCCAACTAG
- the hydA gene encoding dihydropyrimidinase → MSVLIKNATLVNADASEQADVLINNGIIERIAPVISSADAEQSTTSPVEVIDASGKYLIPGGVDVHTHFNIDVGIAQSCDDFYSGTVSAACGGTTTIIDHMGFGPKGCSLHHQLERYHEYARDTAVIDYSFHGTIQHIDDSILDEMESMVFDEGISSFKLYLTYNYKLDDTDVLAALSRLNQLNALTCVHPENDGAIRFLKNRMLSQGLKDPIYHALSRPPECEAEAVGRMINLAVLAGDAPIYIVHLSNGIGLEYIRQAHQRGQSVFAETCPQYLQLDINRYNETCAGDYPTDQGLKYIMSPPLRDSDHLEQLWDGLQDGTISTVATDHCAFTMEQKRAGRDGFQYCPNGIPGVENRVPLMFSEGVMKGRLSINDFVNLVSTKPAQLFGLYPRKGVIAEGSDADLVIIDPDCEVTLSQSQMHSRSDYCPYEGMTLQGYPVMTMSRGKIIVRNGVFKGLAGDGEFVPRETLNRCFRYWTRS, encoded by the coding sequence ATGTCCGTTCTTATAAAAAACGCCACACTGGTTAATGCCGATGCCAGTGAACAGGCTGATGTACTCATCAACAACGGCATCATTGAACGGATTGCACCCGTTATCTCTTCTGCCGATGCAGAACAGTCAACGACCTCCCCTGTCGAAGTCATAGACGCCAGTGGTAAATACCTTATTCCCGGCGGTGTGGATGTTCATACGCATTTCAACATCGATGTAGGCATTGCCCAGAGCTGTGACGATTTCTACAGTGGCACCGTCTCTGCCGCCTGCGGGGGAACCACCACCATTATCGACCACATGGGTTTTGGCCCCAAGGGCTGCTCACTGCATCATCAACTCGAACGCTACCACGAATACGCCCGCGACACTGCCGTTATTGACTACAGCTTTCACGGTACCATCCAGCACATAGACGACAGCATCCTGGATGAAATGGAATCCATGGTGTTCGATGAAGGTATATCCAGCTTTAAACTGTACTTGACGTATAACTACAAACTGGACGACACCGATGTACTGGCTGCCCTGTCCCGGTTAAACCAGCTGAATGCGCTCACCTGTGTACACCCTGAAAATGACGGAGCCATTCGTTTCCTGAAAAACCGCATGCTGTCACAGGGGCTGAAAGATCCTATCTATCATGCACTCAGCCGCCCTCCCGAATGCGAAGCCGAAGCCGTTGGTCGTATGATCAACCTTGCGGTTCTGGCGGGCGATGCACCCATTTATATTGTTCACCTGTCCAACGGTATCGGGCTTGAGTACATTCGTCAGGCACACCAGCGCGGACAGTCTGTTTTTGCCGAAACCTGCCCTCAATACCTGCAACTGGATATCAACCGTTACAACGAAACCTGTGCAGGCGATTACCCCACAGACCAGGGCCTGAAGTACATCATGAGCCCGCCTCTGCGCGACAGCGACCATCTCGAACAGCTATGGGATGGATTACAGGATGGCACTATCAGTACCGTTGCCACCGACCACTGCGCTTTCACCATGGAGCAGAAGCGGGCAGGCCGCGATGGCTTTCAGTATTGCCCCAACGGTATTCCCGGTGTTGAAAACCGCGTACCACTGATGTTTTCGGAAGGGGTAATGAAGGGTCGTCTGTCCATTAATGATTTCGTTAATCTTGTCAGCACCAAACCGGCCCAGCTGTTTGGCCTTTACCCCCGTAAGGGTGTTATTGCCGAAGGTTCCGACGCAGACCTGGTGATTATTGATCCGGACTGTGAAGTCACTTTAAGCCAGAGCCAGATGCACAGCCGCTCCGATTATTGTCCTTACGAAGGCATGACCCTGCAAGGTTATCCGGTGATGACAATGTCCCGGGGCAAGATCATTGTTCGCAATGGTGTATTCAAAGGGCTGGCGGGTGATGGCGAATTTGTCCCGAGAGAAACTCTGAATCGTTGTTTTCGCTATTGGACCAGGAGCTAA
- the dpaL gene encoding diaminopropionate ammonia-lyase — protein sequence MSTFSLSLQQKDNPFFNGQSSHLFSTEIAKTVLGFHQQIDAYEPTPLVSLDQLANKLGIGKILVKDESYRFNLNAFKVLGGSYAIAQCVCQKLGISLDEFTFDSLKGQEPITFATATDGNHGRGVAWAAHQLGQKAVVYMPKGAAKERVDNILKLGAECIVTDLNYDDAVRLACKNADDNGWLMVQDTAWEGYTKIPTWIMQGYMTMASEACDQLEAMGIKQPTHAILQAGVGALAGGAMGYLANRYSAESFRGIVAEPDKADCIYQSGCSPQGTAVNVPGDLDTIMAGLACGEPNPLGWEILRNCSRHFLSVEDKVAALGMRILASPLPGDKQVISGESGAIGIGLLYAIAQHPDAKRIMESLKLNKDSVVLLFNTEGDTDPVNYLDVVWEGKYAV from the coding sequence GTGTCTACATTTTCATTATCACTGCAACAAAAGGACAATCCGTTTTTTAACGGTCAGTCGTCTCATTTGTTCAGCACCGAGATTGCCAAAACCGTTCTCGGCTTTCATCAACAAATCGACGCTTATGAACCTACACCGCTGGTTTCTCTTGATCAGCTGGCAAACAAGTTGGGTATAGGCAAAATTCTGGTCAAGGACGAATCCTACCGGTTTAACCTGAATGCTTTCAAAGTACTGGGTGGTTCTTACGCCATTGCACAATGCGTCTGTCAGAAGCTGGGCATCTCACTGGATGAGTTTACCTTCGACAGCCTGAAAGGTCAGGAACCGATCACGTTTGCTACCGCTACCGATGGAAACCACGGTCGCGGTGTTGCCTGGGCGGCACATCAGCTGGGACAAAAAGCCGTTGTTTATATGCCCAAAGGTGCGGCGAAGGAACGCGTTGACAACATTCTGAAACTCGGTGCGGAATGCATTGTTACCGATTTGAATTATGACGACGCTGTTCGTCTGGCCTGCAAAAATGCCGACGACAATGGCTGGTTGATGGTTCAGGACACGGCCTGGGAAGGCTACACCAAAATCCCGACCTGGATCATGCAGGGATACATGACCATGGCATCGGAAGCCTGTGACCAGCTTGAAGCCATGGGCATCAAACAACCCACTCACGCCATTTTGCAGGCAGGCGTTGGCGCGCTGGCTGGCGGAGCCATGGGCTATCTGGCCAACCGTTATAGCGCAGAGTCTTTCAGAGGCATTGTTGCCGAACCGGACAAGGCCGACTGCATCTATCAATCAGGCTGCAGCCCTCAGGGTACCGCCGTCAATGTTCCTGGCGATCTCGACACGATTATGGCCGGTCTGGCCTGCGGCGAACCTAACCCTCTCGGCTGGGAGATTCTCAGAAACTGCAGTCGTCACTTCCTGTCGGTAGAAGACAAAGTTGCAGCACTGGGCATGCGTATTCTGGCTAGCCCTCTGCCGGGTGACAAGCAAGTGATCTCCGGCGAATCCGGCGCTATTGGTATCGGTCTGCTTTACGCCATCGCCCAACACCCTGATGCCAAGCGCATCATGGAATCATTAAAACTCAATAAAGATTCTGTCGTATTGCTGTTCAACACGGAAGGCGACACCGATCCGGTCAATTACCTCGATGTGGTCTGGGAAGGCAAATACGCTGTTTAA
- the xdhB gene encoding xanthine dehydrogenase subunit XdhB yields the protein MFSVEQYFKADSIDSACAYLAEHSDARLIAGGTDVLIRLREGKPEFRHLVDIQSIDALQQLTVDSEGRITIGASVTISRLIQFLKQQKLCKSLIEGASSLGGPQVRNMATVGGNICNGAPSADTAAPLLTYNAELTIQSQQGARVVPMESFYQGPGKVDLKPGELVTAITINPEQYQNTGSHFYKYAMRKAMDIATIGCAASCELESSSTPGKQRVKELRIAYTVAAPVPKRCRTAEGLAKHRTVDASLIDELAAVVLEDLSPRNSWRAAKDFREHIIRTLARRVVTEAITRAGGEL from the coding sequence ATGTTTTCCGTCGAACAGTATTTTAAAGCCGACAGTATCGACTCAGCCTGCGCCTATCTTGCCGAGCATTCTGATGCACGGCTGATTGCCGGAGGCACTGATGTATTAATCCGGCTCAGGGAGGGTAAGCCGGAATTCCGTCACCTTGTGGATATTCAGTCTATCGACGCGCTGCAGCAATTAACTGTAGACAGTGAAGGACGAATAACCATCGGTGCCAGTGTGACTATTTCTCGTCTGATTCAGTTTCTTAAACAACAGAAGTTGTGTAAGTCACTCATCGAAGGGGCTTCTTCTCTTGGAGGGCCACAGGTTCGGAACATGGCAACCGTTGGCGGCAATATCTGCAACGGCGCCCCCAGTGCCGACACTGCCGCACCTTTGCTGACCTACAACGCTGAACTGACAATACAGAGCCAGCAAGGGGCAAGAGTTGTCCCCATGGAGTCCTTTTATCAAGGACCCGGTAAAGTCGATCTCAAACCCGGTGAACTGGTGACGGCGATTACCATCAATCCAGAGCAATACCAAAATACCGGCAGTCACTTCTATAAATACGCCATGCGTAAAGCCATGGATATCGCCACCATTGGCTGTGCAGCCAGCTGTGAGCTGGAAAGCAGCTCAACACCGGGCAAGCAACGAGTTAAAGAGCTGAGAATTGCTTACACCGTAGCGGCTCCGGTACCCAAACGTTGTCGTACCGCTGAAGGGCTGGCAAAGCACCGTACTGTTGACGCATCACTGATTGATGAACTAGCCGCTGTTGTTCTGGAGGATCTGAGCCCCAGAAACTCCTGGCGAGCTGCCAAGGATTTTCGTGAACATATTATCAGGACTCTGGCAAGAAGGGTTGTGACTGAAGCCATCACCAGAGCCGGGGGAGAATTATGA
- a CDS encoding (2Fe-2S)-binding protein, whose translation MKQVISCQLNGKATELLVDTRQSLLEALRGHGLTGTKEGCCVGECGACTVLIDDVPINACIALAVRAEGTSIRTIEGEAVNGQLSAVQEAYVDAGAVQCGFCTPGLVMKTTAFVEDLNRDDSIDRDSLTREDIRREHAGNLCRCTGYQTIVDAAVNAVNAVKS comes from the coding sequence ATGAAGCAGGTCATAAGCTGTCAGCTCAATGGTAAAGCCACCGAGCTGCTGGTTGATACACGACAGTCATTACTTGAAGCGCTGAGAGGACATGGCCTGACGGGTACAAAAGAAGGCTGCTGTGTCGGCGAATGCGGTGCCTGCACGGTACTGATTGACGATGTACCCATTAACGCCTGCATTGCACTGGCTGTTCGGGCAGAAGGTACATCAATACGAACCATTGAAGGGGAAGCCGTGAATGGCCAACTGTCTGCGGTTCAGGAAGCGTATGTGGATGCTGGCGCTGTGCAGTGTGGCTTCTGCACGCCGGGTCTGGTGATGAAGACCACCGCTTTTGTCGAAGACCTTAACCGGGATGATTCCATCGACAGGGACAGCCTGACCCGTGAGGATATCCGTCGTGAACATGCCGGAAATCTGTGTCGGTGTACAGGTTATCAAACCATTGTTGATGCTGCGGTTAATGCTGTGAATGCCGTTAAAAGCTAA